A single genomic interval of Microbacterium sp. BLY harbors:
- a CDS encoding cation-translocating P-type ATPase, with protein sequence MDTPSATSVELEIGGMTCASCAMRIEKKLNRLDGVTATVNYATEKASVTAPAGVDTALLIAEVEKTGYTAVVPAPPGPEGKEPDGEEPDPELTALRQRLIASVVLTVPVIAMAMIPALQFTYWQWLSLALAGPVIVWAAWPFHKAAWINLRHGAATMDTLISMGTIAALLWSLYALFFGTAGMPGMTHPFELTVAPSDGAGNIYLEVGAGVTTFILAGRYFEKRSKRQAGAALRALLELGAKEVAVLRQGVETRIPTSELRVGDEFVVRPGEKIATDGVVAGGSSAVDASMLTGESVPVEVREGDVVTGATVNAGGRLVVRATRVGADTQLAQMARLVEEAQTGKAEVQRLADRVSGIFVPIVIVIALGTLVAWLAAGFPAAAAFTAAVAVLIIACPCALGLATPTALLVGTGRGAQMGILIKGPEVLESTRKVDTVVLDKTGTVTSGRMTLTAVHTDASVQREELLRLAGALEDASEHPIAQAVAAAATRELGALPRVEEFVNIEGKGVQGIVDGHAVVVGRATLLADWSQHLSAALSAAKAEAEAQGKTAIAVGWDGRARGVLVVADSVKATSAEAVAQLRALGLTPVLLTGDSRAVAEQIAREVGITEVIAEVLPQEKVDVVRRLQDEGKVVAMVGDGVNDAAALAQADLGMAMGTGTDAAIEASDITLVRGDLRSAADAIRLSRRTLGTIKGNLFWAFAYNVAAIPLAALGLLNPMLAGAAMAFSSVFVVGNSLRLRSFRSTAVDTP encoded by the coding sequence ATGGACACCCCATCCGCGACCAGCGTGGAGCTGGAGATCGGCGGCATGACCTGCGCGTCGTGCGCGATGCGGATCGAGAAGAAGCTCAATCGTCTCGACGGCGTCACCGCCACCGTGAACTACGCGACAGAGAAGGCGAGCGTCACGGCGCCGGCGGGCGTCGACACCGCCTTGCTCATTGCCGAGGTCGAGAAGACCGGATACACCGCGGTCGTCCCCGCGCCTCCCGGGCCCGAGGGGAAGGAACCCGACGGGGAAGAGCCGGATCCCGAGCTCACGGCGCTCCGGCAGCGACTGATCGCCTCCGTCGTGCTCACCGTCCCGGTCATCGCGATGGCCATGATCCCGGCGCTCCAGTTCACGTACTGGCAGTGGCTGTCGCTCGCGCTCGCGGGTCCCGTGATCGTGTGGGCGGCCTGGCCGTTCCACAAGGCGGCGTGGATCAACCTCCGGCACGGTGCGGCCACGATGGACACGCTCATCTCGATGGGCACGATCGCCGCCCTGCTGTGGTCGCTGTACGCGCTCTTCTTCGGCACTGCTGGGATGCCCGGCATGACGCACCCCTTCGAACTCACCGTCGCGCCCAGTGACGGTGCCGGGAACATCTACCTCGAGGTCGGGGCGGGGGTGACCACGTTCATCCTCGCCGGGCGCTACTTCGAGAAGCGCTCTAAGCGTCAGGCCGGTGCGGCGCTCCGCGCGCTGCTGGAGCTCGGCGCGAAGGAGGTCGCCGTGCTCCGGCAGGGCGTCGAGACCCGGATCCCGACGAGCGAGCTGCGGGTCGGGGACGAGTTCGTCGTGCGTCCAGGGGAGAAGATCGCCACGGACGGCGTCGTTGCCGGTGGCTCCTCCGCGGTCGACGCCTCGATGCTGACCGGCGAGTCGGTACCTGTGGAAGTGAGGGAGGGCGACGTCGTCACCGGGGCCACGGTGAATGCCGGCGGACGCCTCGTCGTCCGCGCGACCCGCGTCGGCGCCGACACTCAGCTCGCGCAGATGGCGCGCCTCGTGGAGGAGGCGCAGACGGGGAAGGCGGAGGTCCAGCGACTCGCGGATCGTGTCTCCGGGATCTTCGTGCCGATCGTGATCGTGATCGCCCTCGGCACGCTGGTGGCATGGCTGGCCGCCGGGTTCCCGGCTGCCGCCGCCTTCACGGCCGCAGTCGCGGTGCTCATCATCGCCTGCCCCTGCGCGCTGGGCCTGGCCACGCCGACCGCTCTGCTCGTCGGCACCGGTCGCGGCGCCCAGATGGGCATCCTCATCAAGGGGCCCGAGGTGCTGGAGTCGACCCGGAAGGTCGACACGGTCGTGCTCGACAAGACGGGGACCGTCACCTCCGGTCGCATGACGCTGACCGCGGTGCACACTGACGCCAGCGTCCAGCGGGAGGAGCTGCTGCGGCTCGCCGGTGCCCTCGAGGACGCCTCCGAGCACCCCATCGCGCAGGCCGTGGCGGCCGCGGCCACCCGGGAGCTCGGCGCCCTGCCGCGCGTCGAGGAGTTCGTGAACATCGAGGGCAAGGGCGTCCAGGGGATCGTGGACGGCCACGCCGTCGTCGTGGGACGCGCCACGCTGCTCGCCGACTGGTCGCAGCACCTGTCCGCGGCGCTGAGTGCGGCCAAGGCAGAGGCGGAGGCCCAGGGCAAGACCGCGATCGCGGTGGGCTGGGACGGCCGTGCCCGCGGGGTGCTGGTGGTCGCCGACTCGGTCAAGGCCACGAGCGCGGAGGCGGTGGCGCAGCTCCGGGCGCTGGGGCTGACGCCCGTCCTGCTCACGGGAGACAGCCGCGCGGTGGCAGAGCAGATCGCGCGCGAGGTCGGGATCACCGAGGTGATCGCCGAGGTCCTGCCCCAGGAGAAGGTGGACGTGGTGCGCCGTCTCCAGGACGAGGGCAAGGTCGTCGCGATGGTCGGGGACGGCGTGAACGACGCTGCGGCTCTCGCGCAGGCCGACCTCGGGATGGCGATGGGGACCGGGACCGACGCGGCGATCGAGGCGAGCGACATCACCCTCGTCCGCGGCGACCTCCGCAGTGCGGCCGACGCGATCCGGCTGTCCCGCCGCACGCTCGGCACGATCAAGGGCAACCTGTTCTGGGCCTTCGCCTACAACGTCGCAGCGATCCCGCTCGCGGCGCTCGGTCTGCTCAACCCCATGCTCGCCGGTGCGGCGATGGCGTTCTCCAGCGTCTTCGTCGTCGGCAACAGCCTCCGCCTGCGGTCCTTCCGCAGCACGGCGGTGGACACCCCGTGA
- a CDS encoding zinc-dependent alcohol dehydrogenase, whose product MKAMTYRGPYKIRVEEKPDPTIQHPNDAIVRVTRAAVCGSDLHLFHGMMPDTRIGHTFGHEIVGVVEEVGPSVESLRPGDRVMVPFNIYCGSCYFCRRGLFSNCHNVNPNATAVGGIYGYSHTTGGYDGGQAERVRVPFADVGPSVIPEWLASEDALLLTDAFSTGYFGAQQADIAEGDTVVVFGAGPVGLAAARSAWFLGAGRVIVVDHLDYRLEKARDFAFAETMHLHEAGDIVLALKKATGYLGADVVIDAVGAEADGSVIQHVTAAKLKLQGGSPVAVNWAIDSARKGGTVSILGAYGPLVTSVRLGDIMNKGLTVRGNQAPVKRQWPRLLEHIQAGHIRPSELLTHRFPLEHIAEAYHVFSSKLDDCIKPLIVVGEE is encoded by the coding sequence ATGAAGGCGATGACCTACCGCGGACCGTACAAGATCCGCGTCGAGGAGAAACCCGATCCGACGATCCAGCATCCGAACGACGCGATCGTACGGGTCACGAGAGCTGCTGTCTGCGGGTCGGATCTCCACCTCTTCCACGGCATGATGCCCGACACCCGCATCGGGCACACCTTCGGTCACGAGATCGTCGGGGTGGTGGAAGAAGTCGGTCCCTCCGTGGAGAGCCTGCGGCCGGGAGACCGGGTAATGGTGCCGTTCAACATCTACTGCGGCTCCTGCTACTTCTGCCGGCGCGGCCTCTTCTCGAACTGTCACAACGTGAACCCCAACGCGACCGCGGTCGGGGGGATCTACGGCTACTCGCACACGACAGGCGGGTACGACGGCGGGCAGGCGGAGCGTGTCCGTGTGCCGTTCGCGGATGTCGGCCCGTCGGTGATCCCGGAGTGGCTGGCCTCCGAGGACGCGCTGCTGCTCACCGACGCGTTCTCCACCGGATACTTCGGCGCCCAGCAGGCCGACATCGCCGAAGGCGACACGGTGGTGGTCTTCGGCGCCGGGCCCGTCGGCCTCGCCGCCGCCCGCTCGGCCTGGTTCCTCGGCGCCGGACGGGTCATCGTCGTCGACCACCTCGACTACCGGCTCGAGAAGGCACGGGACTTCGCCTTCGCCGAGACGATGCACCTCCACGAAGCCGGCGACATCGTGCTCGCGCTGAAGAAGGCGACCGGCTACCTCGGCGCGGACGTGGTGATCGACGCGGTCGGCGCGGAGGCCGACGGCAGCGTCATCCAGCACGTGACCGCCGCGAAGCTCAAGCTGCAGGGCGGCTCCCCCGTCGCGGTCAACTGGGCCATCGACAGCGCACGCAAGGGCGGCACCGTGTCGATCCTCGGCGCCTACGGCCCGCTGGTGACCTCGGTGCGCCTCGGCGACATCATGAACAAAGGGCTCACGGTACGCGGCAACCAGGCTCCCGTGAAGAGGCAGTGGCCGCGATTGCTCGAACACATCCAGGCGGGCCACATCCGTCCGTCCGAGCTGCTGACGCATCGGTTCCCGCTGGAGCACATCGCGGAGGCCTACCACGTGTTCTCTTCCAAGCTCGACGACTGCATCAAGCCGCTCATCGTCGTCGGAGAGGAATGA
- the argS gene encoding arginine--tRNA ligase — protein sequence MNPETLAHALLAVLAPIAEERRPGEPFDLSAADIVLERPRNRDHGDWASNIAMRLAKPFGTNPRELAQQIADGLADVDGIASVEVAGPGFLNIRLDAAAAGALAKVIVDAGPAYGTNSSQEGVSVNVEFVSANPTGPLHIAHTRWAALGDAIVRLLLASGAHAVREYYINDAGVQMDRFAASVLAAAKGEPTPEGGYPGQYIATLAGRVLEARPDLLDLPEEEQLTVARELGYEYQLAEIKNSLERFNVPFDVWFSERTLHAKDASGTSLIDHAVDRLREQGHVFDEDGAVWVRTTDFGDDKDRVIRRSNGEYTYFAADAAYYLNKGDRGFRDKIYLLGADHHGYVHRLKAVAGAAGDDPATNIQVLIGQMVSINGARLSKRAGNIIEMDDLLDWLGTDALRYSLERSPADSPLDLDPELLQKRTNDNPVFYVQYAHARTHNVARNAADSGIDRSVFAPETLTHETEAALLGALQEFPRIVAFAAEVREPHRVARYLEELAGLYHRWYDNCRVIPLSDAPVEDVHRTRLWLNDAAGQVFRNGLDLLGVSAPERM from the coding sequence ATGAATCCTGAAACGCTCGCCCACGCCCTCCTCGCCGTCCTCGCTCCCATCGCCGAGGAACGACGTCCGGGCGAGCCGTTCGACCTCTCCGCCGCCGACATCGTGCTCGAGCGTCCGCGCAACCGCGACCACGGCGACTGGGCCTCGAACATCGCCATGCGCCTGGCCAAGCCCTTCGGCACGAACCCGCGCGAGCTCGCCCAGCAGATCGCCGACGGACTGGCTGATGTGGACGGCATCGCGAGCGTGGAGGTCGCGGGCCCCGGGTTCCTCAACATCCGTCTCGACGCGGCGGCCGCCGGTGCGCTCGCGAAGGTCATCGTCGACGCCGGTCCCGCGTACGGGACGAACTCCTCGCAGGAGGGCGTCAGCGTGAACGTCGAGTTCGTCTCGGCCAACCCCACCGGCCCGCTGCACATCGCGCACACGCGCTGGGCGGCCCTCGGTGACGCGATCGTCCGCCTGCTCCTCGCGAGCGGTGCCCACGCGGTGCGCGAGTACTACATCAACGACGCGGGTGTGCAGATGGACCGCTTCGCCGCCTCCGTCCTGGCGGCGGCCAAGGGGGAGCCCACGCCGGAGGGCGGCTACCCGGGGCAGTACATCGCGACGCTCGCCGGACGCGTGCTCGAGGCCCGCCCCGACCTGCTCGACCTCCCGGAGGAGGAGCAGCTCACGGTGGCCCGCGAGCTCGGCTACGAGTACCAGCTCGCCGAGATCAAGAACTCCCTCGAGCGCTTCAACGTGCCGTTCGACGTGTGGTTCTCCGAGCGCACCCTCCACGCGAAGGACGCCTCGGGTACCAGCCTCATCGACCACGCCGTCGATCGTCTGCGCGAACAGGGCCACGTGTTCGACGAGGACGGCGCCGTCTGGGTGCGCACGACCGACTTCGGCGACGACAAGGACCGCGTGATCCGTCGCTCCAACGGCGAGTACACGTACTTCGCCGCCGACGCCGCCTACTACCTGAACAAGGGCGACCGCGGCTTCCGCGACAAGATCTACCTGCTCGGCGCCGACCACCACGGCTACGTGCACCGTCTCAAGGCGGTCGCGGGGGCGGCAGGCGACGACCCCGCGACGAACATCCAGGTGCTGATCGGACAGATGGTGTCGATCAACGGCGCCCGCCTCAGCAAGCGCGCCGGCAACATCATCGAGATGGACGACCTGCTGGACTGGCTCGGCACGGACGCGCTGCGCTACTCGCTGGAGCGCTCACCCGCCGATTCTCCGCTCGACCTCGATCCCGAGCTGCTGCAGAAGCGCACCAACGACAACCCCGTGTTCTATGTGCAGTACGCGCATGCCCGCACGCACAACGTCGCTCGCAACGCCGCCGACTCCGGCATCGACCGGTCGGTCTTCGCTCCGGAGACGCTCACGCATGAGACCGAGGCGGCGCTGCTGGGGGCGCTCCAGGAGTTCCCCCGCATCGTGGCCTTCGCCGCCGAGGTGCGCGAGCCGCATCGCGTCGCCCGCTACCTCGAGGAGCTCGCCGGGCTCTACCACCGCTGGTACGACAACTGCCGGGTGATCCCGCTGAGCGACGCGCCGGTCGAGGACGTGCATCGCACGCGCCTGTGGCTCAACGACGCCGCCGGTCAGGTCTTCCGCAACGGGCTCGACCTGCTCGGCGTCTCCGCGCCCGAGCGCATGTAG
- the nhaA gene encoding Na+/H+ antiporter NhaA, producing MSSSSSPARFRLAPHELWRGIRSTARSDVLGGGLLLTATLAALILANSPAAPWYEALRDFRFGVTEWHLELSVGAWAADGLLAVFFFVVGLELKEEFVAGRLRDPRRAALPIAAAVGGVIVPALFFVAINATSGADVLRGWAIPTATDIAFAIAVLAVVGRFLPPALRVFLLTLAIIDDLIAITIIATFYTETISFPWLILALLPLAGFALAVQNGIRSWWILLPLALAVWGLVHASGVHATVAGVLLGFMVPVRPTERARVRTGTDADGAAVYDGLAAHFADRWGIVATLVAVPVFAFFAAGVEIGGMDGLVSALTDPITIGIIVGLVLGKPVGILLTTFLLSRVPALRLDETLRWPDLAGMSLLAGIGFTVSLLVGELAYGSSSVADDHVKIGVLVGSLLAAVLGGLVLAARSRKARAEERTVAAG from the coding sequence GTGTCTTCTTCGTCGTCCCCTGCCCGTTTCCGTCTCGCGCCGCATGAGCTCTGGCGCGGCATCCGTTCCACCGCTCGCAGCGACGTGCTCGGCGGCGGTCTGCTGCTGACCGCCACGCTCGCCGCGCTGATCCTCGCCAACTCCCCCGCCGCCCCCTGGTACGAGGCGCTCAGGGACTTCCGTTTCGGGGTCACGGAGTGGCACCTCGAGCTCAGCGTGGGCGCCTGGGCCGCCGACGGCCTGCTCGCGGTGTTCTTCTTCGTCGTCGGACTGGAGCTGAAGGAGGAGTTCGTCGCCGGGCGCCTGCGCGACCCGCGCCGTGCGGCGCTTCCGATCGCCGCCGCGGTCGGCGGCGTCATCGTGCCCGCCCTGTTCTTCGTCGCGATCAACGCGACCTCGGGCGCCGACGTGCTGCGCGGATGGGCGATCCCCACGGCCACCGACATCGCGTTCGCGATCGCCGTGCTCGCCGTCGTCGGCCGCTTCCTGCCGCCGGCCCTGCGGGTCTTCCTGTTGACCCTCGCGATCATCGACGACCTCATCGCCATCACGATCATCGCCACCTTCTACACCGAGACCATCAGCTTCCCGTGGCTGATCCTCGCGCTCCTCCCCCTCGCGGGCTTCGCACTCGCCGTGCAGAACGGCATCCGGTCCTGGTGGATCCTGCTGCCCCTCGCGCTCGCCGTCTGGGGCCTCGTGCATGCGTCGGGGGTGCACGCGACGGTCGCCGGCGTGCTGCTCGGCTTCATGGTCCCGGTGCGCCCGACCGAGCGCGCGCGGGTGCGGACCGGGACGGACGCGGACGGCGCCGCGGTCTACGACGGCCTCGCCGCGCACTTCGCGGACCGCTGGGGCATCGTCGCGACCCTCGTCGCCGTCCCGGTGTTCGCCTTCTTCGCGGCCGGCGTCGAGATCGGCGGCATGGACGGCCTCGTCTCGGCGCTGACCGATCCGATCACCATCGGGATCATCGTGGGCCTCGTGCTCGGGAAGCCCGTCGGCATCCTGCTCACGACCTTCCTGTTGAGCCGAGTGCCGGCCCTGCGCCTCGACGAGACGCTGCGCTGGCCGGATCTCGCGGGCATGTCCCTGCTCGCGGGCATCGGGTTCACCGTCTCGCTGCTGGTGGGCGAGCTCGCGTACGGCAGCAGCAGCGTCGCGGACGATCACGTGAAGATCGGGGTGCTCGTCGGCTCGCTCCTCGCCGCGGTCCTCGGCGGACTCGTCCTCGCGGCCCGCAGCCGGAAGGCCCGCGCGGAGGAAAGAACCGTGGCCGCGGGGTGA
- a CDS encoding SGNH/GDSL hydrolase family protein → MNAPAASRRLRIAGVAAALLVAVAAGVLGVWRPWVPAPSSLPVGAAAGDDSVAVIAPAPLALPDEPTVLVFGDSWTYGSAASEPTLGYAYVLADLLHGTTIVDGVRGSGYLKPGIDGPTFGERIAALDPALDPDLVIIQGSINDRAQGEAGYRDAVTAAWDALTALYPKAAIVVLGPAPHELPLGDQTARIDRDLAALASARGWWYISPIERDWITDDNYLSVIDVEVGRKHPSTDGHRYLAEKLAAALEELRAAPVTEAGGSETTPDE, encoded by the coding sequence ATGAACGCCCCCGCCGCCTCTCGTCGACTGCGCATCGCGGGCGTCGCCGCCGCCCTCCTCGTCGCCGTCGCCGCGGGCGTTCTGGGAGTCTGGCGGCCCTGGGTTCCGGCGCCGTCGTCCCTCCCGGTCGGCGCCGCCGCCGGTGACGACTCCGTCGCGGTGATCGCCCCCGCACCCCTCGCACTCCCCGACGAGCCGACCGTCCTCGTCTTCGGCGATTCCTGGACTTACGGCTCAGCCGCATCCGAGCCCACGCTCGGCTATGCGTACGTCCTGGCCGACCTCCTCCACGGCACGACCATCGTGGACGGCGTCCGGGGCAGCGGCTACCTCAAGCCCGGTATCGACGGCCCCACCTTCGGCGAGCGCATCGCGGCACTGGACCCGGCCCTCGATCCGGACCTCGTCATCATCCAGGGCTCCATCAACGACCGTGCGCAGGGCGAGGCCGGCTACCGTGACGCCGTCACCGCCGCGTGGGACGCACTAACGGCGCTCTACCCGAAGGCCGCGATCGTCGTGCTCGGCCCCGCGCCGCACGAGCTTCCGCTCGGCGACCAGACCGCCCGCATCGACCGGGACCTCGCGGCTCTCGCCTCGGCCCGCGGCTGGTGGTACATCTCCCCGATCGAGCGAGACTGGATCACCGACGACAACTATCTCTCCGTGATCGACGTGGAGGTCGGGCGCAAGCATCCGTCCACCGACGGTCACCGCTATCTCGCGGAAAAGCTGGCGGCAGCGCTCGAGGAACTGCGCGCCGCGCCGGTCACGGAGGCCGGTGGGTCGGAGACCACCCCCGACGAGTGA
- a CDS encoding heavy metal translocating P-type ATPase, which translates to MSTSHHDHSDHGHPAGAGTGTHADHSGHSGHADQAGHGDHAGHGDHVGHGGHGGHGGHGDHVAQFRRLFWIMLVLAVPTVLLSGMFAMIVGYPLPDIPGLSWVSPVLGTVMYVWGGKPFLTGAVSEIRARQPGMMLLIGLAITVAFVASWGASLGLLHHELDFWWELALLIVIMLLGHWIEMRSLAQTTSALDSLAALLPDEAERVEGDQVVRVSPSDLRVGDVVLVRPGGSIPADGRIVDGRASMDESMVTGESRTVTRAAGDPVTAGTVATDSGLRVEITATGDDTTLAGIQRLVTEAQNSSSRAQRLADTAAGWLFWFALGAAVITAVVWSAVGLPDDAVIRTITVLVIACPHALGLAIPLVVSIATERAARGGVLVKDRLALESMRTVDTVLFDKTGTLTKGEPVVSEVSVAGAATADEVLALAAAAEADSEHPLAKAIVRAARGRELRVSASRDFSSSPAVGVTATVDGAVIRVGGPHLLTEEGAQELPVAEGWRADGAIILHVLRDGHVIGALKLADEVRPESRDAVDALHALGVQVVMITGDAEAVAHTVAEDLGIDRVFAGVRPEDKAAKVQELQREGRRVAMVGDGVNDAPALAQADVGLAIGAGTEVAIASAGVILAGDDPRAVLSVIELSRASYRKMTQNLWWAAGYNLLSVPLAAGVLAPIGFVLPMSVGAVLMSLSTIVVALNAQLLRRLDLRPEVVTAGILQR; encoded by the coding sequence ATGAGCACCTCGCATCACGACCATTCCGACCACGGACACCCCGCCGGGGCGGGGACCGGGACGCACGCGGACCACAGCGGGCACTCCGGGCACGCTGATCAGGCGGGGCACGGCGATCACGCGGGACACGGCGATCACGTGGGACACGGCGGTCACGGCGGCCATGGCGGTCATGGCGACCACGTCGCCCAATTCCGGCGGCTGTTCTGGATCATGCTCGTGCTCGCGGTACCGACCGTGCTGCTCTCGGGCATGTTCGCGATGATCGTCGGCTACCCGCTTCCCGACATCCCCGGGCTCTCCTGGGTGTCGCCGGTCCTCGGCACGGTCATGTACGTGTGGGGCGGCAAGCCGTTCCTCACCGGCGCCGTCAGCGAGATCCGTGCGCGGCAGCCCGGCATGATGCTGCTCATCGGGCTCGCGATCACGGTGGCGTTCGTCGCCTCCTGGGGAGCGAGCCTCGGCCTGCTGCATCACGAGCTCGACTTCTGGTGGGAGCTCGCGCTCCTCATCGTCATCATGCTGCTCGGACACTGGATCGAGATGCGCTCGCTGGCGCAGACCACCTCCGCCCTCGACTCGCTGGCCGCGCTGCTGCCGGACGAGGCCGAGCGCGTCGAGGGCGATCAGGTCGTGCGGGTCTCGCCGTCGGACCTCCGCGTGGGCGATGTCGTGCTGGTGCGTCCCGGCGGCAGCATCCCCGCGGACGGGCGGATCGTCGACGGCCGCGCCTCGATGGACGAATCGATGGTGACGGGGGAGTCCCGCACCGTCACCCGGGCGGCTGGCGATCCGGTGACCGCGGGCACCGTCGCCACGGACTCCGGGCTGCGCGTCGAGATCACCGCGACCGGAGACGACACGACGCTCGCCGGGATCCAGCGGCTGGTCACGGAGGCACAGAACTCCTCGTCCCGTGCGCAGCGCCTGGCCGATACGGCCGCCGGCTGGCTGTTCTGGTTCGCGCTGGGCGCCGCCGTGATCACCGCGGTGGTGTGGAGCGCCGTCGGCCTGCCGGACGATGCCGTCATCCGGACGATCACCGTGCTCGTGATCGCCTGCCCGCACGCGCTGGGCCTGGCGATCCCGCTCGTCGTGTCCATCGCGACGGAGCGCGCGGCCCGCGGTGGCGTGCTCGTCAAGGACCGGCTGGCCCTGGAGAGCATGCGCACCGTCGACACGGTGCTGTTCGACAAGACCGGCACGCTGACGAAGGGCGAGCCCGTCGTCTCCGAGGTGTCGGTGGCCGGTGCCGCGACGGCGGACGAGGTGCTCGCGCTCGCCGCGGCCGCCGAGGCCGACAGCGAGCATCCGCTCGCGAAGGCCATCGTCCGGGCCGCTCGCGGCAGGGAGCTCCGGGTGTCGGCCAGTCGCGATTTCTCATCCTCGCCGGCGGTGGGCGTCACCGCGACGGTGGATGGAGCTGTGATCCGGGTCGGCGGCCCGCACCTGCTCACGGAGGAGGGGGCGCAGGAGCTCCCCGTCGCGGAGGGCTGGCGTGCGGACGGCGCGATCATCCTGCATGTGCTGCGGGATGGACACGTCATCGGGGCGCTCAAGCTCGCGGACGAGGTGCGCCCGGAGTCGCGGGACGCGGTCGACGCGCTGCACGCGCTCGGTGTCCAGGTCGTGATGATCACCGGCGACGCGGAAGCCGTCGCCCACACCGTCGCGGAGGACCTCGGCATCGACCGCGTGTTCGCCGGCGTCCGGCCGGAGGACAAGGCCGCGAAGGTGCAGGAGCTGCAGCGCGAGGGGCGCAGGGTCGCGATGGTGGGGGACGGCGTGAACGACGCCCCCGCGCTCGCTCAGGCCGACGTCGGTCTCGCCATCGGGGCCGGCACCGAGGTGGCGATCGCCTCCGCCGGCGTCATCCTCGCTGGCGACGACCCGCGTGCGGTGCTGTCGGTGATCGAGCTGTCCCGCGCCTCGTACCGGAAGATGACGCAGAACCTCTGGTGGGCGGCCGGCTACAACCTGCTCTCCGTCCCGCTCGCGGCGGGTGTCCTCGCCCCGATCGGCTTCGTGCTGCCGATGTCGGTGGGCGCGGTGCTGATGTCGCTGTCGACGATCGTGGTGGCGCTCAACGCGCAACTGCTGCGGCGGCTCGATCTCCGTCCGGAGGTCGTCACCGCGGGCATCCTGCAGCGCTGA